CGGCCGGTAGCGAGTGTGCATTGTCCTGTCCCACATCGGCAGGGCATCCGGTTCGTTGACTTCAAGGCGCGCCATTCGGGCGGCCTCGGTGGCACTTATCTGGCCGAATACCAGCATCGCCAGGGTGCTTACCGGCATTACCACCTGCGGGGTCTCGCTGGTACGGGTGATTGAGCTTCCCTCCAGAGAGGTCTCCAGCTTCCACCGGCCCTGGTTCCAGGGGCAGAAGTCATCACTTATCTCAAAGGTGAGGACTGCCTCCTCATCATAGCAGCGACCCGGTAACGCCCGTTCGACATCGACGATACGCCCCAGGATACCGTCGCTGGAGGTCACTCTAAGCATTCTCGGCTCAAGTAGAAGGTGTGGCAGAGGGTCGTCCGATGGTACTCGTCCCCAGGTGATTCTTTCGATTATATCCATGTTAGCCAAGTAATCCCAACCTGCCCGGTACGCGGATGACGTCAACCAGGCCAGGTCACGGATACTGACAGAGTTGCCGGGCGCCTGAGCGCTTCCGGGCTGAGCCGTATAAATCAGGTAGCCCTGCGGCTCCCCGTTCTCCTCATAGACCACTCTATGCAGAAACCCCCCGGATGGCGGTGCCGCCAGTGCACTGGCATTCCACATCTCACGACCACGGTGAATGAGCCCGGTTCTTTCTTCGCGGAAGCTCCGATAGAGATTCACCAGCAGGGGAAAGCCGTCATCACCAATCTCGCGAAACGTACCGGTTGCCGAACTGGGGAGCGTAAACTGAAGATACCGGGGGTCGATAGTGTAGGATACGTTCGTTGAGACCACGGCATAGCCATACCGCTGGTAGATAGCAGCCTTCGATGCGAAGAGGATGGCTATCGCCCGCTCTCCCTGTTCGTGTAGCTGCTGGAAATAGAGTGCAGTCACCTTACGTAAATAACCACGACGACGGTATATTGGCAAGGTACCGACAGTGGTAACCGCGGCAACAGGAACAGCAGTGCCGTTTAACCTCATCATGAACGGCCAGGCGGCAAATGAGGTAGTCAGCTTACCGTCCTCGAAGGCGCACAGGGTGAACTCGGGACGCATCCCGACGAAGGTGTCCGGGTTCATTACCAGTGCGTTACCCGCAACGCGCTTGAATTCATCAAGCTCCTCCGGGGTTATCGGACGTATCTCCACTGCCATAACTGTACCTCCTTCTTCAATACACCGGTGCTGAGATTACTACTGTATAGATTAGTGCCCGACCAGTACCCAATAGTAGCGCATACCGTGACCGGAGACAAGGATGCTAGATGCCATCCTCTGATGATGGGCTACATGCTGTTCTTCAGGTAGTCGAGTGCCCACTCAAAGGCATCCTCTTCATCAGGGTCAAGCGTATAGTCCGGCTCAATCCCCTCACCCTCGATGAGACGACCGCCGGGGGTGTACCAGCGGCCAACAGTGATATACAACCCGGAGCCGTCAGAGAGCTGGCGCAGGATATTCACACTACCCTTGCCGAAGGTAATAGCACCGGCAACAACAGCCCGTTCATGGTCCTGCAGTGCTCCGGCCAGCACCTCGCTGCCACTGGCGCTGTAGTTGTTCACCAGGACGACCATAGGCAGGTCAACCACCTCACCCCCGCGTCTTACCGACAATTCAGCCTTGTTACCTTCATTATCGACCGTGGAGATGACCACGCCCTTCTCCAGGAATCGGCTGGCTACCTCAACCACGGAGGACACCAGTCCGCCGGGGTTATTACGCAAATCCAGGATAATACCGCTGGCTGTCTCTGCCGCCATATCTTCAAGCGCCGAAGACAGTTCATCACCGGTACGTTCACTGAAGTTGGTAATGATAATATGAGCAATGTCTCCCTCCATCTCGAACAGCACGCTGACCAGCTCTATTTCCCCCCTGGTTATCTCAATTTCCACCGGCTCGGTCTCATCTTCATGCAGCACCAGGAGACTCACCGGAGTACCCCGTGGACCACGGATACGGGAAACGGCATCCATGATGTTCATCTCGATGGTAGACTCACCGTCAATAGCCATTATGATATCTCCAGACAGGACACCCGCCTCGTCTGCCGGGGAACCGGGGATGGGAGATATAATCATTATTCTGCCTTCGTCATATCCAACATAGGCACCAATACCCTCGAACTTCCCTGTCAGGTCACTGGCGCTCATTTCGTAAGCATCAGAGTCCATATAGGAGCTGTACGGGTCATCGATGGCATCTACCATACCCTTGATAGCCCCCCGGAGCAGGGTCTCAGCGTCAAGCTTCTCCTGCTCGACATACTCCTCGTAGACGACATCCCAGGCTTCTTTCAGCAGGCTGAAGTCCGGTCCGGTCTCCGCATCAGGCTCCGTGAATACAGTGCAACCAGCGCCCGGCAGTAGTACGAGACCCGTTATCAGTAGCAGGCTCGCAGCCATAATGGCCATCTTCTTTAGCATCGCTCTCACCCTCCACCCATGGTATATATATTGGAACAAAGCCGGAATGAGCTTCTATTCCGGTAACACGCTATCGCTTCACTTCCACCAGGTCCTGTCGTAAATAGCCCGCTACCCTTAAAACACGGTGGGGAAGCTGATACCATAAAATAATGGGCCAAGCAAACCTGTAAGCCGAGTTCTGTACCCTTCTCAGAAGGGCGGTGACCATCTATCTAGCCCTGATGTTGCCACCAGGGTCATGCGACCAACCCGGGGATAGGACCGGGCACCCTGTTGTCCCCCTATTTGGTCTTGCTCCGGATGGGGTTTGCCCAGCCGGCCGGTCTCCCGACCGCTGGTGAGCTCTTACCTCACCATTTCACCCTTACCCGCACCGGCGGAGCCGCTACGGGCGGTATGTTTCTGTGGCACTTTCCGTGGGGTCGCCCCCCCTGGGTGTTACCCAGCATCCTGCCCGGTGGAGCTCGGACTTTCCTCCCACCTGTGCCGAAATCGACCCAGACAGGCGGTCACCCGGTTTACTTGCCCCGCCTACACTCTAATATAGGTACCCCGATTAGTCAAACCAGGTTATAGCACAGGCATTGCACCTCGTACACCGTGTCCGGTCGAAGTAGAAGCCCATTCGTGTCATAGTACGTCCACCACTATTCATCCAGTGACGGTTGTACCTGGACCAGGGCCGTATTGGCGATTGCCCCACCACCGGGTGAGTGCTCATCGGGCGTGAGCACGTTGGCACACCCTCCATGGTCGACACCGTCTTCATCAGGGTCGTACCAGCTCCCCTCATATACGCAGACGACACCCGGCATGATGCGTTCGGTTACTCTGGCAGGGATGCGGATTCTACCGCGGTCATTATAGATATCAACGAGCGCGCCGTC
Above is a genomic segment from Dehalococcoidales bacterium containing:
- a CDS encoding GNAT family N-acetyltransferase, with protein sequence MAVEIRPITPEELDEFKRVAGNALVMNPDTFVGMRPEFTLCAFEDGKLTTSFAAWPFMMRLNGTAVPVAAVTTVGTLPIYRRRGYLRKVTALYFQQLHEQGERAIAILFASKAAIYQRYGYAVVSTNVSYTIDPRYLQFTLPSSATGTFREIGDDGFPLLVNLYRSFREERTGLIHRGREMWNASALAAPPSGGFLHRVVYEENGEPQGYLIYTAQPGSAQAPGNSVSIRDLAWLTSSAYRAGWDYLANMDIIERITWGRVPSDDPLPHLLLEPRMLRVTSSDGILGRIVDVERALPGRCYDEEAVLTFEISDDFCPWNQGRWKLETSLEGSSITRTSETPQVVMPVSTLAMLVFGQISATEAARMARLEVNEPDALPMWDRTMHTRYRPICTDMF
- a CDS encoding S41 family peptidase, with amino-acid sequence MLKKMAIMAASLLLITGLVLLPGAGCTVFTEPDAETGPDFSLLKEAWDVVYEEYVEQEKLDAETLLRGAIKGMVDAIDDPYSSYMDSDAYEMSASDLTGKFEGIGAYVGYDEGRIMIISPIPGSPADEAGVLSGDIIMAIDGESTIEMNIMDAVSRIRGPRGTPVSLLVLHEDETEPVEIEITRGEIELVSVLFEMEGDIAHIIITNFSERTGDELSSALEDMAAETASGIILDLRNNPGGLVSSVVEVASRFLEKGVVISTVDNEGNKAELSVRRGGEVVDLPMVVLVNNYSASGSEVLAGALQDHERAVVAGAITFGKGSVNILRQLSDGSGLYITVGRWYTPGGRLIEGEGIEPDYTLDPDEEDAFEWALDYLKNSM